The sequence GCTGGGGCAAAATGTGAACGCCTATGGCAAGGATTTTACTGATATCGATTATACATTCGGTGATCTGATGGATGACATGCGGCTAATTGATATTCCGCGCATCCGCTTCATGACCTCACATCCCCGTGACTTTGATGATAAATTGGTTCAAGTGCTTGGCAAAGGTGGCAATCTGGTGGAGCATATCCATCTGCCCGTTCAATCCGGGAGCACAGCTATATTGAAGAAAATGAGCCGCAAATATACCCGTGAAGCTTATCAGGAGCTTGTTCGCAAGATCAAGGCTAATGTACCTGGCGCTGTGTTGTCTACCGATATCATTGTCGGCTTCCCCGGTGAAACGGAAGAACAGTTCGAGGAGACGCTATCGCTCGTTCGCGAGGTAGGGTATGATATGGCTTACACGTTCATTTATTCTCCACGCGAGGGCACCCCTGCAGCGGCCATGGAGGATAATGTGCCGATGGAGGTTAAGAGCGAACGTCTGCAAAGGCTGAATAGTCTGATTAAAGAGAATAGTCGGATCATTAATGACGGGATGCTGGGCGAGGTCGTTGAGGTTCTGGTAGAGGGTGAGAGTAAGAACAACTCTGACATGCTTTCCGGTCGTTCCCGCACGAACAAGCTCGTGCATTTTGAAGGTACGAAGGAGCTTATCGGCACCTTTGTGCAGGTGAGAATTACAGATACCAAGACTTGGTACATTAAAGGCGATCGTGTAGTCGAAGCTGCAGTGATCCATTAATCATATACGAAAAGGGGCGTGTGAGCAGTGAGCCAGAAGGAACAGCATCTGAATGAATATGGAATGCAGTCCCACAATACCCGTGATCTAATCGTCCGCGAGGATATTATGGGCAAGGCGAAAGAGCTAGCTTCCTTGATCTCAACCAGTGAGGAAGTGCGGCATTTTCAGCAGGCTGAGTTAAAAGTCAATAACCATGAACGGGTACAGGGACTGATCGCGACAATTAAGAAGAAACAGAAGGAGATTGTGGCCTTCGAAAGCTTCAAGAATAAAGCCATGGTAGCCAAGATCGAAGGCGAGATCGAGGTGCTGCAGGATGAGATCGACGGGATTCCCGTGGTGAACGAATTTCAGCAAAGCCAGACCGATATCAATTATCTGCTGCAGCTCGTTATTTCTGTAATCAGAGATACGGTTTCGGAAAAAATAAATGTGGAAGCCGGCACTGAAGCACCTCCGTCCACATGCGGCGATTAACTTAGAATAGATCAGGGGCGGATATAAATCCGCTCCTTTATTTTTAAATTTGACCGAATGATGTAAAATTGTTACATAGGGTAGTTGATTTTATCAGTTCAAGTTTGGTACATTTAAAGATACGAATAGTAAACTAAAGCTGCGGCAAAGGATGGATCTATAGTGAGCGAAGACGGGGAACAAACCTATAACGCCAAAAAGTACCGCACGCCGGATGGTGTTCCGGCTGATATTGTTATG comes from Paenibacillus sp. 19GGS1-52 and encodes:
- a CDS encoding YlbF family regulator is translated as MQSHNTRDLIVREDIMGKAKELASLISTSEEVRHFQQAELKVNNHERVQGLIATIKKKQKEIVAFESFKNKAMVAKIEGEIEVLQDEIDGIPVVNEFQQSQTDINYLLQLVISVIRDTVSEKINVEAGTEAPPSTCGD